A section of the Rhodobacteraceae bacterium M382 genome encodes:
- a CDS encoding SCP2 sterol-binding domain-containing protein, which translates to MPIPVFPQLPSRVLRLLPLAPLSLSLTAYAKSVAKHHPGLFRRLGEHANARFLLDPTDLPFAILLEPRQGSPKVTVTRKSGGEDAKIAGPMAALLGLVHGAYDGDALFFSRDLVVQGDTAAALALRNAVDDAELDMTQELSNLPRPLAQPLKQLAAFAERRTGVCLSRPEESLAW; encoded by the coding sequence ATGCCGATTCCGGTCTTTCCGCAATTGCCCAGCCGGGTGTTGCGATTGCTGCCGCTTGCCCCGCTGTCGCTGTCTCTGACCGCCTATGCCAAATCTGTGGCCAAACATCACCCCGGTCTGTTTCGCCGTCTGGGAGAGCACGCCAACGCGCGGTTTTTGCTGGACCCAACGGATCTGCCCTTTGCCATCTTGCTGGAACCACGACAGGGCAGCCCCAAGGTCACCGTAACCCGGAAATCCGGGGGAGAGGATGCAAAGATCGCCGGGCCAATGGCGGCCCTGCTGGGGTTGGTCCACGGGGCCTATGATGGGGACGCTTTGTTCTTTTCACGGGACCTCGTGGTCCAGGGCGATACCGCTGCCGCGTTGGCGCTGCGCAATGCGGTCGACGATGCAGAATTGGACATGACCCAGGAGCTGTCCAATCTGCCCCGCCCCCTTGCCCAGCCTTTGAAACAATTGGCGGCCTTTGCTGAACGACGCACCGGCGTTTGCCTGTCCCGCCCCGAGGAGAGTCTGGCATGGTGA
- a CDS encoding U32 family peptidase, with protein sequence MEIVCPAGTPAALRAAVKAGAHTIYCGFADETNARNFPGLNFDHAEMREGVAFAHGHGAKVLVAINTYPRAGAEQIWHAAVADAESCDADAVILADVGLLDHAARNHPNLRRHLSVQAAAANADIINFYADTFGVKRVVLPRVLSVQEIKAINAETKVETEVFVFGGLCVMAEGRCSLSSYATGLSPNMNGVCSPASHVEYHEKAGVLDAELGGYTIHRVGKDEPAPYPTLCKGCFSAGEKTGHLFEDPVSLNAEHLIPQLQKAGVTALKIEGRQRSRSYVAQVVRNFRQAVDALDAGLPLPEGMLARLSEGQATTAGAYKKTWR encoded by the coding sequence ATGGAAATCGTCTGTCCGGCGGGAACCCCAGCCGCCCTGCGCGCCGCGGTCAAGGCAGGCGCACACACAATCTATTGCGGCTTTGCGGATGAAACCAATGCACGCAACTTTCCAGGACTGAATTTTGATCACGCCGAGATGCGCGAAGGGGTGGCCTTTGCCCATGGGCACGGGGCCAAGGTGTTGGTGGCGATCAACACCTACCCCCGCGCAGGTGCCGAACAGATCTGGCACGCCGCCGTCGCCGATGCCGAATCCTGCGATGCAGATGCCGTGATCCTGGCCGATGTGGGCCTGTTGGATCACGCTGCGCGCAATCATCCGAACCTGCGACGGCATCTGTCGGTTCAGGCAGCAGCGGCCAATGCTGACATCATAAACTTTTACGCGGACACATTCGGCGTCAAACGGGTGGTCCTGCCCCGCGTTTTGTCAGTGCAGGAAATCAAGGCCATCAATGCCGAAACCAAAGTCGAAACCGAAGTCTTTGTCTTTGGTGGGCTGTGCGTGATGGCCGAGGGGCGTTGTTCTTTGTCCTCCTATGCCACCGGGTTGTCCCCAAACATGAATGGCGTGTGTTCCCCTGCCAGCCACGTGGAATACCACGAAAAGGCCGGCGTGCTGGACGCCGAGCTGGGCGGATACACCATCCACCGTGTCGGCAAAGACGAACCCGCGCCCTACCCGACACTGTGCAAGGGCTGTTTCAGTGCAGGCGAAAAGACCGGTCACCTGTTCGAAGACCCGGTCAGCCTGAACGCCGAACATCTGATCCCTCAACTGCAAAAGGCAGGGGTTACAGCGTTGAAAATCGAAGGCCGACAAAGGTCACGGTCCTATGTGGCGCAGGTTGTGCGCAATTTCCGTCAGGCTGTGGATGCGCTGGACGCGGGCCTGCCCCTGCCAGAAGGCATGTTGGCACGCCTGTCAGAAGGCCAGGCCACCACGGCCGGTGCTTATAAAAAGACTTGGAGATAG
- a CDS encoding U32 family peptidase, protein MELTVGPIQYFWKADHWSEFYQGLAGAPVDRVVLGELVCSKRLPYFQDRIENAITILFEAGKKVSLTSLALITLKRERKLMADLVDMGIEIEVNDLTALAYIPQGIDFAVGPLVNVYNEGTLAWLASRGATQICLPPELPLGSVQALCDAAQKLGVTVEIWGHGRLPLAISGRCYHARLHGRTKDNCQFACEDDPDGLDVKTLDHKPFLTMNGVQTLSDTYACTAHQIETLKQAGVSALRLSPQSKGFADLCRLYRQRVDGQIEADALIASVRSVDPGIRLSDGFLTGATGVEFSGSS, encoded by the coding sequence ATGGAATTGACTGTCGGACCCATTCAATACTTTTGGAAGGCGGACCATTGGTCTGAATTCTATCAGGGCCTTGCCGGGGCTCCGGTTGACCGCGTCGTCCTGGGCGAATTGGTCTGCTCCAAGCGGCTACCCTATTTTCAAGACCGGATCGAAAACGCGATCACCATCCTGTTTGAGGCGGGCAAGAAGGTATCTCTGACCAGCTTGGCCCTGATCACCCTGAAACGTGAACGCAAATTGATGGCCGATCTGGTCGACATGGGCATCGAAATCGAAGTCAATGACCTGACCGCTCTGGCCTATATACCGCAGGGGATCGATTTTGCCGTCGGCCCATTGGTCAATGTCTACAACGAAGGCACCCTCGCCTGGCTGGCATCGCGTGGCGCAACTCAGATCTGTCTACCGCCCGAACTTCCCCTGGGTTCGGTTCAGGCGTTGTGTGATGCGGCCCAGAAACTGGGTGTGACGGTTGAGATTTGGGGACATGGCCGATTGCCGCTGGCCATATCCGGCCGTTGCTATCACGCCCGCCTGCATGGGCGGACCAAGGACAACTGCCAATTCGCCTGCGAAGATGACCCAGACGGACTGGACGTCAAGACGCTGGATCACAAACCATTTCTGACCATGAACGGGGTGCAGACCTTGTCCGACACCTACGCCTGTACCGCCCACCAGATCGAGACGCTGAAGCAAGCCGGGGTCAGTGCTTTGCGCCTGTCACCACAGTCCAAAGGGTTCGCCGACCTGTGCCGGCTCTATCGGCAACGGGTCGATGGTCAGATCGAGGCCGATGCCCTGATTGCCTCGGTTCGCTCTGTCGATCCAGGCATTCGATTGAGCGATGGGTTTTTGACGGGTGCCACCGGTGTGGAATTCTCTGGATCCAGTTAA
- a CDS encoding NnrS family protein, with the protein MTRDPAQIGPFKHFWAAPHRPLFLAGIIWALIAIIWWPLLQAPVGLATPSLWHAHEMLIGFGGAAVAGYLLTALPNWTGTEPLQGRPLQALLILWVLGRLSTTLAIPPVLQVVVNSAFFLYLAMLIGLPILAARSFHKLGFVAAILVFGLGDAIFLSRMATADLWEGKIAAQAGAIAFALLITTIASRAIPGFTRNALRKRGNSLSDDDLTSRCWRPAQVSLAASLSFQIFELPNCAGALLGLSALLMLGGIHQWRTRETLHDPLLLMLHVNFFWVPLGCAIVGFALLDLTPYPIADGLHVLTVGAMSGLIMAISARAAATLRDDRLSVGRWFLIAFASLWATLVVRLLAPLAPDQYMAFIALSGLLWCLSWAVFIFGFRAALTGPPRRPVLSGRKTNPAQILRPKV; encoded by the coding sequence ATGACACGCGATCCTGCCCAAATCGGTCCATTCAAACACTTTTGGGCTGCGCCGCACCGCCCCTTGTTTCTCGCCGGGATTATTTGGGCCCTGATCGCCATCATCTGGTGGCCCTTGCTGCAAGCCCCCGTCGGGTTGGCGACACCATCGCTGTGGCACGCCCACGAGATGCTCATCGGGTTTGGCGGGGCCGCGGTCGCCGGATACCTGTTGACCGCGCTGCCCAATTGGACCGGCACAGAACCGTTGCAAGGTCGCCCCTTGCAGGCCCTTTTGATCCTCTGGGTGTTGGGGCGCCTGTCCACGACACTTGCAATCCCACCCGTGCTCCAAGTCGTGGTGAACTCGGCTTTCTTCCTCTATCTTGCAATGCTCATCGGCCTGCCAATTCTGGCCGCCCGAAGCTTTCACAAGCTGGGTTTTGTGGCAGCAATACTGGTTTTTGGTCTGGGGGATGCAATATTTCTAAGCAGAATGGCCACAGCGGATCTGTGGGAAGGGAAGATCGCCGCACAGGCAGGGGCAATTGCCTTTGCGTTGCTGATCACGACCATTGCCAGCCGCGCCATTCCGGGCTTTACTCGGAACGCATTGCGGAAACGGGGCAACAGTCTTTCTGACGATGACTTGACCTCACGCTGTTGGCGGCCGGCACAGGTCTCGTTGGCCGCATCGCTGTCGTTCCAGATTTTTGAGTTGCCCAACTGCGCCGGGGCTCTGTTGGGCCTGTCTGCTCTCCTGATGCTGGGCGGGATTCATCAATGGCGAACCCGCGAAACCCTTCACGACCCCTTGCTTCTCATGCTGCATGTGAACTTTTTCTGGGTTCCGCTGGGGTGCGCGATTGTGGGCTTTGCCCTGTTGGATCTAACCCCATACCCCATCGCCGATGGCCTGCATGTTCTGACCGTTGGTGCAATGTCCGGTTTGATCATGGCCATCTCGGCCCGTGCCGCTGCAACACTGCGCGACGATCGGCTGAGCGTTGGTCGCTGGTTCTTGATTGCTTTTGCGTCGCTGTGGGCCACGCTTGTTGTCCGGCTCCTGGCCCCGCTTGCTCCAGATCAATACATGGCGTTCATTGCTCTGTCAGGATTGCTCTGGTGTCTCAGCTGGGCAGTGTTCATTTTTGGATTTCGCGCGGCCCTGACCGGACCACCGCGGCGTCCGGTTCTGAGTGGGCGCAAAACAAATCCGGCCCAAATTCTGCGCCCGAAAGTTTGA
- a CDS encoding DUF2478 domain-containing protein — translation MKLACVSAEGRGETDRILAQTAALLERDGIRTSGIVKVLDHESAFANGCDMVVRVLPDGPQIKITQSLGEGSDACRLDPGAIAQAVSTVENAELDEASVFILNKFGPEEAAGRGFCAVIGKALERGIPVLVGVGASRANFDSFASGLATDLPADPNAIRAWCRGD, via the coding sequence ATGAAACTCGCATGTGTCAGCGCCGAAGGTCGCGGAGAAACCGACCGCATTCTGGCCCAAACGGCTGCGTTGCTCGAACGGGACGGGATCCGCACCTCTGGGATCGTCAAGGTTCTGGACCACGAAAGCGCCTTTGCCAACGGCTGTGACATGGTGGTGCGGGTCCTGCCGGACGGCCCTCAGATCAAGATCACCCAGTCCCTCGGAGAAGGGTCTGACGCCTGTCGGTTGGACCCTGGTGCAATTGCCCAGGCGGTTTCCACTGTCGAGAACGCCGAACTGGACGAAGCCAGCGTTTTCATTCTGAACAAATTCGGCCCTGAAGAGGCGGCAGGACGTGGATTCTGTGCAGTCATCGGCAAGGCCTTGGAACGCGGCATCCCTGTTCTGGTCGGCGTCGGTGCCAGCCGGGCGAATTTTGACAGTTTTGCCAGCGGACTGGCCACCGATCTACCGGCCGACCCGAATGCAATCCGCGCCTGGTGTCGCGGGGATTGA
- the cadA gene encoding cadmium-translocating P-type ATPase, whose product MPHDTSLQTPPQPHATQSAAGGCCGTAAPVTNQAPPLGTGRSFRVNGLDCAEEVAVLNKVLVPRLGGEEHLTFDVLNARMTILDSAEPMTDTDVLRLVATTGLSAKLWDATSAEADHAAHLARQKWFTGLSAAFWAFGFGYHVVETGVSGVVGIFSGHGNTPMPLPEIGAFLLAVVFGAWLVAPKAWSAARRLSPDMNLLMIVAVIGAIVLGEYFEAATVAFFFALSLTLESWSVGRARTAVSALLDLAPPTARVIGPDDAEQDVPAVQVGVGDRFVVRGGDRIPLDGQVVDGAGAVDQAPITGESALVAKEPGDDVFAGTINGEGTLIVRATKPSTDTVLSRIIRMVSEAHSRRAEVEQWVTRFARIYTPAIMGLAILIAVVPPILFGGEWANWIYNALVLLVIACPCALVISTPVSIVAALASSARNGVLIKGGAYVEIPGRLTALAMDKTGTLTEGEPEVANIFPLGTDESSLLTVAAALEARSSHPLARAILARAGHVPAAKETCIVPGRGVEGLVDGQAVWLGSDRFATEKRATLPIDVRDGIEKAGSTLVAVGTGDRLLGILELRDRVRPDAKAVVARLHAQGIDKIVMLTGDNARTAQAVADQIGIDEVRAELLPQDKVAAIEELTAGHDVVAMIGDGVNDAPAMARAHFAIAMGAVGSDAAIETADIALMSDDITKLPWLVNHSRHTMAIIHQNIGVALVTKAIFVGLTALGLASMWGAIAADVGVSLAVVANALRLLRA is encoded by the coding sequence ATGCCGCACGACACGAGTTTACAAACCCCGCCGCAGCCCCATGCAACCCAGTCGGCAGCTGGTGGGTGTTGTGGCACTGCTGCTCCGGTCACCAATCAGGCCCCGCCGCTTGGAACTGGCCGCAGCTTTCGGGTGAACGGGTTGGATTGCGCCGAAGAAGTCGCGGTTCTGAACAAGGTCCTGGTACCGCGATTGGGCGGAGAAGAACACCTGACTTTTGATGTTCTGAACGCCCGAATGACCATTCTCGACAGCGCTGAGCCAATGACGGATACAGACGTCTTGCGGTTGGTGGCGACAACAGGGCTGTCAGCCAAACTGTGGGATGCCACCAGCGCCGAGGCAGATCACGCCGCGCATTTGGCGCGTCAGAAATGGTTCACCGGACTGTCCGCCGCGTTTTGGGCGTTTGGATTTGGGTACCATGTTGTCGAAACCGGGGTGTCCGGGGTGGTGGGGATTTTTTCGGGCCATGGCAACACCCCCATGCCTCTGCCCGAAATCGGGGCGTTCCTGTTGGCGGTTGTTTTTGGGGCCTGGTTGGTGGCACCCAAGGCGTGGTCTGCTGCGCGGCGTCTGTCGCCGGACATGAACCTGTTGATGATTGTCGCCGTGATCGGAGCCATTGTTCTGGGCGAATATTTCGAGGCTGCAACCGTTGCGTTCTTCTTTGCTCTGTCTCTGACGCTTGAAAGCTGGAGTGTCGGGCGCGCGCGCACTGCCGTGTCGGCGTTATTGGATCTTGCCCCCCCGACGGCGCGTGTGATCGGACCGGACGACGCAGAACAGGATGTACCTGCTGTGCAGGTCGGTGTGGGGGATCGTTTCGTGGTGCGTGGTGGCGATCGTATTCCGCTGGACGGCCAGGTTGTTGACGGGGCAGGGGCGGTTGATCAGGCTCCGATCACAGGGGAAAGCGCGCTGGTCGCCAAAGAGCCTGGAGACGACGTGTTTGCAGGGACGATCAATGGAGAGGGAACCTTGATCGTTCGCGCAACCAAACCGTCAACCGATACGGTGCTGTCCCGCATCATCCGCATGGTCAGTGAAGCCCATTCCCGTCGGGCCGAGGTTGAACAATGGGTAACTCGGTTCGCCCGCATCTATACTCCGGCTATCATGGGATTGGCGATTTTGATCGCGGTGGTTCCCCCGATCCTGTTTGGGGGGGAATGGGCGAATTGGATCTATAACGCACTGGTATTGCTGGTGATCGCCTGTCCCTGTGCGTTGGTTATCTCCACACCGGTTTCGATCGTGGCTGCCTTGGCGTCCTCTGCCCGCAATGGGGTGCTGATCAAAGGCGGGGCCTATGTCGAAATTCCAGGTCGGCTGACCGCTTTGGCCATGGATAAAACCGGCACGCTGACCGAAGGTGAGCCCGAAGTCGCAAACATTTTCCCGCTGGGGACCGACGAAAGTTCCCTGTTGACTGTGGCGGCAGCGCTGGAGGCGCGTTCCTCCCACCCGCTGGCGCGGGCCATCCTGGCCCGAGCAGGCCATGTTCCCGCAGCCAAGGAAACATGTATCGTTCCGGGTCGAGGGGTCGAGGGTCTGGTCGATGGTCAAGCTGTCTGGCTGGGGTCGGATCGGTTTGCTACAGAAAAACGGGCGACTTTGCCGATCGATGTGCGCGACGGAATTGAAAAGGCGGGCAGCACCTTGGTTGCTGTTGGCACAGGAGACCGCCTGTTGGGAATTCTGGAGTTGCGGGACCGGGTCCGTCCAGATGCAAAAGCAGTCGTGGCTCGACTGCACGCGCAAGGCATCGACAAGATCGTTATGCTGACCGGCGACAATGCGCGCACCGCCCAGGCTGTTGCAGATCAGATCGGCATAGACGAGGTGCGTGCCGAATTGCTGCCGCAGGATAAGGTCGCGGCCATTGAAGAGCTGACCGCCGGGCATGACGTGGTGGCGATGATCGGGGACGGAGTCAATGATGCCCCGGCGATGGCGCGCGCGCATTTTGCCATTGCCATGGGTGCAGTCGGGTCGGATGCGGCCATTGAAACTGCTGACATTGCGTTGATGAGCGATGACATCACCAAACTGCCGTGGTTGGTGAATCATTCGCGCCACACAATGGCGATCATTCACCAGAATATTGGTGTTGCCTTGGTGACCAAGGCCATCTTTGTTGGTCTGACGGCCTTGGGTTTGGCGTCGATGTGGGGTGCGATCGCGGCTGATGTCGGTGTGTCATTGGCCGTGGTGGCCAATGCGCTGCGATTGCTCAGGGCCTGA
- a CDS encoding CoA transferase, with amino-acid sequence MRVEIDQNLRGPVPDRIAVQMRGEAAFASCFATDELALESLSAAARALAALTGVSGVEIDRRLALKWFDMTLRPSGWTIPSAWDPIAGDYQAADGWVRLHTNAPHHRDAALEVLGCAPDRDSVARAVLCWDKADLEQAVAVAGGCSAAMHTLDHWVAHPQGQAVAREPLVAWETHEHGRAAVADLSDVKVLDLTRVLAGPVATRFLAGFGAQVLRIDPPSWGEPGVEPEVTLGKRCAGLELRDRNDRTTFERLLGQADILIHGYRPGALARLGYDTLDLQRLSPGLIDVSLCAYGWTGPMAGRRGFDSLVQMSSGIAAEGMMRAGAERPVPLPVQALDHATGYLMAAAGLRALSWRNHGRGGASARLSLARTAGLLTGTGARTFSTDTIGAEMDADLSQDVEYTGWGTAYRVKFPLTVAGVGPTWRYPAGPLRRDGATWE; translated from the coding sequence GTGAGAGTTGAAATCGACCAGAACTTGAGAGGCCCCGTACCGGATCGGATCGCAGTGCAGATGCGGGGTGAAGCGGCATTCGCCTCCTGTTTTGCAACCGATGAACTCGCCCTCGAGTCGCTGTCTGCCGCCGCCCGCGCTTTGGCGGCTTTGACCGGTGTATCCGGTGTCGAAATCGACAGACGGTTGGCGTTGAAATGGTTTGATATGACTTTGCGCCCGTCCGGGTGGACAATACCAAGCGCGTGGGATCCGATTGCCGGGGACTATCAGGCAGCTGATGGCTGGGTTCGCCTGCACACGAATGCACCTCATCACCGGGATGCGGCCTTGGAGGTTTTGGGGTGCGCACCAGACCGGGATTCTGTGGCTCGGGCGGTGTTGTGCTGGGACAAGGCTGATCTGGAACAGGCTGTGGCAGTTGCGGGCGGGTGCAGCGCGGCCATGCATACCTTGGATCACTGGGTGGCCCATCCGCAGGGACAGGCCGTTGCCAGGGAACCTTTGGTTGCGTGGGAGACGCATGAACACGGACGGGCGGCCGTGGCCGACTTGTCAGATGTCAAAGTGCTCGATCTGACACGGGTGTTGGCAGGCCCGGTTGCCACCCGGTTTCTGGCCGGTTTTGGTGCGCAAGTGCTGAGAATTGATCCCCCGTCCTGGGGCGAACCAGGGGTTGAACCGGAAGTTACCCTGGGCAAGCGCTGCGCCGGACTGGAACTGCGGGACAGGAATGATCGCACGACGTTTGAAAGACTGCTGGGCCAGGCGGATATTTTGATCCACGGTTATCGTCCTGGTGCGCTCGCCCGGCTGGGCTATGATACGCTGGATTTGCAGCGGTTGTCGCCGGGGCTGATCGACGTCAGCCTGTGCGCCTATGGCTGGACCGGGCCAATGGCGGGGCGGCGTGGGTTTGATAGCCTGGTTCAGATGAGCAGCGGCATCGCAGCCGAAGGTATGATGCGAGCGGGTGCTGAGCGCCCTGTTCCGCTCCCTGTTCAGGCGCTTGACCACGCCACCGGGTATTTGATGGCCGCAGCCGGGTTAAGAGCGTTGAGCTGGCGCAATCACGGCCGGGGTGGCGCGTCGGCGCGGCTGTCACTGGCTCGGACGGCGGGTTTGTTGACCGGGACGGGCGCGCGAACGTTCAGCACGGATACGATTGGAGCGGAGATGGACGCCGATCTGAGCCAGGATGTCGAATACACCGGTTGGGGCACGGCATACCGGGTGAAATTTCCGCTGACGGTGGCGGGTGTGGGGCCAACATGGCGATACCCGGCCGGCCCGTTGCGCCGAGATGGCGCAACCTGGGAATAA
- a CDS encoding GDP-L-fucose synthase: protein MKIYVAGHRGMVGGAILRQLQARRDAGENLELITRTSAELDLTDQTAVRMFMQAEQPDQVILAAAKVGGIVANNSYPAQFIYENLMIECNVIHQAFDAGVRKLLQLGSSCIYPKLADQPMREDALLTGTLEPTNEPYAVAKIAGIKLCESYNRQYGTDYRSVMPTNLYGPGDNFHPENSHVLPALIRRFHQAVQDEVSEVVIWGTGTPMREFLHVDDMAAASLFVLGLDTETYQRETQEMLSHINVGSGTDVSIRELAEIVARVTGYQGQLSFDASKPDGAPRKLMDVSRLARLGWTAQTPLETGVRETYEWFKAQNLQDLRAK from the coding sequence ATGAAGATCTATGTGGCAGGTCATCGGGGCATGGTCGGCGGTGCTATCCTGCGCCAATTGCAGGCGCGCCGGGATGCGGGCGAGAATCTGGAGCTGATCACCAGAACCAGTGCCGAACTGGACCTGACCGACCAGACTGCGGTGCGGATGTTCATGCAGGCCGAACAGCCCGATCAGGTGATTTTGGCTGCGGCCAAAGTGGGTGGCATCGTCGCCAATAACAGCTATCCGGCGCAGTTCATCTATGAAAACCTGATGATCGAATGCAATGTGATCCATCAGGCGTTTGACGCGGGTGTGCGGAAACTGCTGCAGCTGGGCAGTTCTTGCATCTATCCCAAGTTGGCGGACCAGCCGATGCGCGAAGACGCGCTGTTGACCGGCACGCTAGAGCCGACCAATGAACCCTATGCGGTGGCAAAAATTGCCGGGATCAAGCTGTGTGAAAGCTATAACCGGCAGTATGGCACCGACTATCGTTCGGTCATGCCGACCAACCTGTATGGGCCGGGAGATAACTTTCACCCGGAAAACAGCCACGTGTTGCCGGCGTTGATCCGCCGGTTCCATCAGGCAGTACAGGACGAGGTCTCCGAAGTGGTGATCTGGGGTACCGGTACGCCGATGCGCGAATTCCTGCATGTCGATGACATGGCGGCGGCATCGCTGTTTGTGCTGGGTCTGGATACCGAAACCTATCAACGCGAAACCCAGGAAATGCTGAGTCACATCAATGTCGGTTCGGGCACAGATGTCAGCATCCGCGAACTGGCTGAAATTGTGGCCCGTGTGACCGGCTACCAGGGACAACTGTCCTTTGATGCCAGCAAGCCCGACGGAGCCCCGCGCAAATTGATGGACGTTTCGCGCCTCGCTCGCCTTGGCTGGACCGCCCAAACACCGCTCGAAACAGGTGTTCGTGAAACATACGAGTGGTTCAAGGCACAAAATTTGCAGGACCTCAGAGCGAAGTGA
- the gmd gene encoding GDP-mannose 4,6-dehydratase yields MTKRALITGVTGQDGSYLAEFLLEKGYEVHGIKRRSSLFNTQRVDHIYEDPHTDNARFKLHYGDLTDSSNLTRIIQEVQPDEVYNLGAQSHVAVSFESPEYTADVDGMGTLRLLEAIRFLGLEKKTRFYQASTSELYGLVQETPQKETTPFYPRSPYAVAKLYSYWITVNYREAYGIYACNGILFNHESPRRGETFVTRKITRGLANIALGLEDCLYMGNIDALRDWGHAKDYVRMQWMMLQQDAAEDFVIATGVQYSVRQFITWSAAELGVTLEFTGEGVNEIATVAAIDGDKAPALKVGDVVMRIDARYFRPAEVETLLGDPSKAKNKLGWTPEITVQEMCAEMVIEDLKTAKRHALLKDHGMDLPVSVEG; encoded by the coding sequence ATGACAAAGCGCGCATTGATCACCGGGGTGACCGGTCAGGATGGATCTTATCTGGCGGAATTTCTGCTGGAAAAGGGGTATGAGGTTCATGGTATCAAACGCCGGTCATCGCTGTTCAATACCCAGCGGGTGGACCATATTTACGAAGACCCGCACACAGACAATGCCCGGTTCAAGCTGCATTATGGGGATCTGACAGACAGTTCGAACCTGACCCGGATTATTCAGGAAGTTCAGCCAGACGAGGTCTATAATCTCGGTGCGCAATCCCATGTGGCGGTGAGCTTTGAGAGCCCGGAGTACACGGCGGATGTGGACGGGATGGGCACCCTGCGCCTGCTTGAAGCGATCCGGTTCCTGGGGCTGGAGAAAAAGACCCGTTTTTATCAGGCGTCAACATCCGAGCTTTATGGCCTGGTGCAGGAGACACCACAGAAGGAAACGACACCGTTTTACCCGCGTTCCCCTTATGCGGTGGCCAAGCTTTATTCCTATTGGATCACGGTGAACTATCGTGAAGCCTATGGAATTTATGCCTGCAACGGGATCCTGTTCAATCACGAAAGCCCACGCCGCGGCGAAACTTTCGTTACGCGCAAGATCACTCGGGGTCTGGCCAATATTGCCCTTGGGCTCGAGGATTGCCTGTATATGGGCAACATAGATGCCTTGCGCGATTGGGGCCACGCCAAGGACTATGTCCGTATGCAGTGGATGATGCTGCAACAGGACGCGGCCGAGGATTTCGTGATCGCGACCGGGGTGCAATATTCCGTTCGACAGTTCATCACCTGGTCGGCGGCAGAACTGGGTGTGACATTGGAATTCACCGGTGAAGGTGTGAACGAAATTGCCACCGTCGCCGCAATCGACGGGGACAAGGCCCCAGCGCTGAAGGTCGGCGACGTGGTTATGCGTATTGATGCGCGCTATTTCCGCCCTGCCGAAGTGGAAACCCTGTTGGGGGATCCATCCAAAGCCAAGAACAAACTGGGTTGGACACCCGAGATCACTGTTCAGGAAATGTGTGCCGAAATGGTGATCGAGGATCTCAAGACAGCCAAACGCCATGCGCTGCTCAAGGATCACGGCATGGATTTACCGGTTTCGGTCGAAGGGTAA
- the trpA gene encoding tryptophan synthase subunit alpha, whose product MTRIDAKFAELKTANKKAFVSYVMAGDPDFETSLDIVKGLPAAGVDIIELGLPFTDPMADGPTIQLAGQRALEAGMTLSRTLELATEFRKTDDTTPIVLMGYYNPIYNRGVETFLSDAKAAGIDGLIVVDLPPEEDDELCIPAQNAGLNFIRLATPTTDDKRLPRVLQNTSGFVYYVSITGITGAAEAEATDVGPEVSRIKSQTDLPVIVGFGINTPEKSRGIASVSDGAVVGSAIVAKIGAGDSVADVLSFVKTLADGAHSA is encoded by the coding sequence ATGACCCGTATCGATGCAAAGTTTGCCGAGTTGAAAACAGCCAACAAAAAGGCATTTGTGTCCTATGTGATGGCCGGCGATCCGGATTTCGAAACCTCATTGGACATTGTCAAAGGTTTGCCCGCTGCCGGTGTCGACATTATCGAACTGGGGCTTCCGTTTACCGACCCAATGGCCGACGGTCCGACCATCCAGCTGGCCGGTCAGCGTGCGCTCGAAGCGGGGATGACGCTCAGCCGCACTTTGGAGCTGGCGACCGAATTTCGCAAAACCGATGACACGACCCCGATTGTGCTGATGGGCTATTACAATCCGATCTACAACCGTGGCGTAGAAACCTTCCTGTCGGATGCCAAGGCCGCCGGGATTGACGGGCTGATCGTCGTGGATCTGCCGCCCGAAGAAGATGATGAACTTTGCATTCCAGCCCAAAATGCGGGGTTGAATTTTATCCGCCTCGCAACCCCGACTACGGATGACAAACGCTTGCCGCGCGTGCTTCAGAACACGTCAGGCTTTGTTTATTATGTTTCGATCACAGGCATCACCGGCGCTGCCGAAGCGGAAGCCACCGATGTCGGCCCCGAAGTTTCCCGAATCAAATCGCAAACCGATCTGCCTGTCATCGTCGGATTTGGCATCAACACTCCCGAAAAATCCCGTGGCATCGCCAGCGTGTCCGATGGTGCCGTTGTCGGATCGGCCATCGTCGCCAAGATCGGCGCTGGGGATAGCGTCGCAGATGTGCTGAGCTTTGTGAAAACTCTGGCGGACGGTGCGCACTCCGCCTGA